The following proteins are co-located in the Nitrospirota bacterium genome:
- a CDS encoding CDP-alcohol phosphatidyltransferase family protein: MSESLIQRRADVQGLSTAILLPSVNLFGESAGLYADEVGPLTSVVGIGLFHRTVLTLQRAGIRQLMVLVGPEEDQLKQALGKGPRVTIPVRWMPIREFPLDDPRTWEALAAEVHGFCLLSSVQGVFASPLIESLRQEVQEGQAILVARADRARDRQPQRPGLRVKAQDGRLLSMSSRQDDARLVATDLVVLPASFMSSASRTGVETGRVPIRRWLERAAVDGHVRVLSTETNRAHWYQDVRDAADVKAAETQLFNSLKGEFEGFVDRFFNRKVSRWFTRLFLALGLSPNPITMLAALVGLVAAVGFGVGTYSAGIIAALLFQLAAIIDCCDGEVARLTFTESPFGAWLDIAMDNVVHMAIFAGIAVGSYLQMAGREGAWVPLALGSAAVVGNGLSFWLVTRAQKIKAASAWKTSVQAAWSDFMLKNVASRDFSVIVLLFALLGKLDWFLWMAAIGSMVFSLLMLWVIRPSATTRA; encoded by the coding sequence ATGAGTGAGAGCCTCATCCAAAGACGGGCTGACGTGCAGGGATTGAGCACGGCGATTCTCTTGCCCTCGGTGAACCTCTTTGGCGAATCGGCCGGTCTCTATGCCGATGAAGTGGGTCCGCTCACCAGCGTGGTGGGGATCGGCCTCTTCCACCGGACGGTCCTGACGCTGCAGCGAGCCGGCATCAGGCAGCTCATGGTTCTGGTCGGGCCGGAAGAAGATCAGCTCAAGCAGGCATTGGGGAAAGGGCCGCGCGTCACGATCCCTGTGCGCTGGATGCCGATTCGTGAATTTCCTCTGGACGATCCTCGCACCTGGGAAGCCCTTGCAGCCGAAGTTCATGGCTTCTGCCTTCTCTCCTCGGTGCAGGGGGTCTTTGCGAGCCCCTTGATCGAAAGTTTGCGCCAGGAAGTGCAGGAGGGCCAGGCGATCCTCGTGGCACGAGCCGATCGTGCACGAGATCGACAGCCGCAGCGGCCTGGTCTGCGCGTGAAGGCGCAGGACGGCCGGCTTCTCTCGATGTCCTCCAGACAGGACGACGCAAGGCTGGTGGCCACGGATCTGGTGGTACTTCCGGCCAGTTTCATGAGCAGTGCCAGCCGCACCGGTGTGGAAACCGGCAGGGTGCCGATTCGCCGATGGCTCGAACGGGCTGCGGTAGATGGACATGTACGGGTGCTGTCCACGGAGACGAACCGTGCTCATTGGTATCAGGACGTGCGTGATGCCGCCGATGTGAAGGCGGCCGAGACGCAGCTGTTCAATTCTCTCAAGGGCGAGTTTGAGGGGTTCGTCGACCGGTTCTTCAATCGGAAGGTTTCCCGCTGGTTCACCCGTCTTTTCCTCGCCCTGGGCCTTTCGCCGAATCCGATTACGATGTTGGCGGCGCTGGTGGGATTGGTCGCCGCCGTTGGCTTTGGCGTCGGAACGTACAGCGCTGGCATTATTGCCGCGCTGCTGTTTCAATTGGCCGCAATCATCGATTGCTGCGATGGAGAAGTCGCGCGATTGACCTTTACCGAATCGCCCTTCGGCGCCTGGCTCGATATTGCGATGGACAATGTCGTGCACATGGCGATCTTTGCCGGGATCGCGGTAGGTTCGTATCTGCAGATGGCGGGACGCGAAGGCGCATGGGTTCCCTTGGCATTGGGATCAGCAGCGGTCGTGGGGAATGGACTTTCATTCTGGCTGGTCACTCGCGCACAGAAGATCAAAGCCGCGAGTGCCTGGAAGACATCGGTGCAGGCTGCCTGGTCGGACTTCATGCTCAAAAACGTCGCCAGCCGTGATTTCTCCGTGATCGTGCTGCTCTTTGCTCTGCTGGGCAAGCTCGATTGGTTTCTCTGGATGGCCGCGATCGGATCCATGGTGTTCTCCCTCTTGATGCTCTGGGTCATCAGACCGTCCGCGACCACCCGTGCTTAA
- a CDS encoding lysylphosphatidylglycerol synthase transmembrane domain-containing protein codes for MLRLLLLIVGLLVLILIVWHIGPGQIYDAAAQLGPVALLVLLIPSVIMYVIEAYGWKVTLGPSAKDIPFWRVLAIRTAGEVVNMTTPTAYVGGEPLKAYLLKKHNVPMVEGLASVIIAKTTMTIAEVLFILLGIALGVWLLGGNDSSGQTVAAALLSVGLLAFGTAAFVFVQRQGLFTWLLGFLRKIGLKIAYLEAREEQLRSLDRTILSFYRDNRPAFYASTGLFLLGWLSEALEVYVILYLLGGPAMALSAISIGALSVFIKGGTFFIPGSLGAQDGGNVLLLKAFGYSDVTGITFALLRRFRELVWIGLGLLCLTFVGGREVAMQEELTQDSGKGS; via the coding sequence GTGCTTAGACTTTTGCTACTCATCGTCGGTCTCCTTGTCCTCATTCTCATCGTCTGGCATATCGGTCCCGGACAGATTTACGACGCGGCAGCGCAATTGGGGCCGGTCGCGCTCCTCGTCCTCCTGATTCCCTCCGTGATTATGTATGTGATCGAAGCCTACGGCTGGAAAGTCACGCTGGGTCCCTCGGCGAAGGACATTCCGTTCTGGCGGGTGCTTGCGATCAGGACAGCCGGTGAAGTGGTGAACATGACCACGCCGACCGCCTACGTCGGCGGCGAGCCACTCAAGGCCTATTTGCTCAAGAAACACAACGTGCCGATGGTGGAGGGGCTCGCCTCGGTCATCATTGCCAAAACGACGATGACGATCGCCGAAGTGCTGTTCATCCTGCTCGGTATCGCGTTGGGGGTGTGGCTATTGGGCGGGAACGATTCATCCGGTCAGACCGTGGCAGCCGCGCTTTTGAGCGTCGGTCTGCTGGCCTTCGGGACCGCGGCCTTCGTATTCGTGCAGCGGCAGGGGCTCTTTACCTGGCTCCTAGGGTTTCTGCGAAAGATCGGGCTGAAGATTGCCTATCTGGAAGCGCGCGAAGAACAGCTACGGTCGCTGGATCGAACGATTTTGAGTTTTTACCGGGACAACCGTCCGGCCTTTTATGCCTCTACCGGGCTCTTCTTATTGGGCTGGCTGTCCGAGGCCTTGGAGGTGTACGTCATCCTCTATCTTCTCGGCGGTCCCGCCATGGCCCTCTCCGCCATCTCCATCGGTGCCCTCTCCGTCTTCATCAAAGGCGGCACCTTCTTCATTCCAGGCAGCCTCGGCGCCCAAGACGGCGGGAATGTATTGCTCCTCAAGGCCTTCGGCTACAGCGACGTCACCGGGATCACCTTCGCCTTGCTCCGGCGATTCCGCGAACTTGTCTGGATCGGACTGGGCCTGCTCTGCCTAACCTTCGTCGGCGGGCGGGAAGTGGCCATGCAGGAAGAGCTCACTCAAGATTCAGGGAAAGGCTCCTGA
- a CDS encoding YajQ family cyclic di-GMP-binding protein, with the protein MAEQFSFDVVSEVDMQEMKNVVDQASKEVKQRFDFKDSKTEITLKEKEKELSLVSDDEYKLNAVIDIIKAKCVKRGVSLKAFDYGTIEAALGGTVRQVAKIQSGIAADKAKEVTKAIKESKLKVQAQIQGEQVRVLSKSKDDLQAAMAFLKGQDFEIDLQFTNYR; encoded by the coding sequence GTGGCTGAGCAATTTTCGTTCGATGTGGTGTCGGAAGTGGATATGCAAGAGATGAAGAACGTCGTCGATCAGGCGTCGAAGGAAGTCAAACAGCGCTTCGACTTCAAGGACTCGAAAACGGAAATTACGTTGAAGGAGAAGGAAAAGGAACTCTCCTTGGTCTCCGACGATGAATATAAGCTCAATGCGGTGATCGACATCATCAAGGCTAAGTGCGTGAAGCGCGGGGTTTCGCTGAAAGCGTTTGACTATGGGACCATCGAAGCGGCGCTGGGTGGAACGGTGCGCCAGGTGGCGAAGATTCAAAGCGGGATCGCGGCGGACAAGGCGAAAGAGGTGACGAAGGCCATCAAGGAGTCCAAGCTGAAAGTGCAGGCGCAGATCCAGGGCGAGCAGGTGCGTGTGCTGAGCAAGAGCAAGGACGATCTCCAGGCTGCCATGGCGTTCCTCAAGGGGCAGGATTTTGAGATTGATTTACAGTTCACCAACTACCGCTGA
- a CDS encoding carbon starvation CstA family protein, translating into MSALRLVLWGFLAILGAVALAFVAGLVNPHEKVNGLWLVVAAACIYVLAFRFYGRWISQRVVELNDQRVTPAVRLNDGVNFHPTNKYVLFGHHFAAIAGAGPLLGPVLAAQFGFLPGFLWLVIGAVLGGAVQDFIILVASMRRNGRSLPEIAHDELGLVTGTATAVAVLFIVVVALAGLGFAVVNALYLNAWGTFTIAMTIPIGFIMGFYLQKFRPGQVAEVSLIGVVLLVAAVIFGRVVAQSSLAGWFEFERTTLVLVLAGYGFLASVLPGWMLLVPRGYLSTFMKLGVVALLGVGVVLMAPTIEMPRVTIFASGGGPIIPGQLFPFLFITIACGAVSGFHSLVSSGTTPKMIEQESQATVGYGAMLLESFVGVMALIAASVLIPGDYLAINTMLQPEALAAMGFPVSRIQELSQLVEADVAGRPGGAVSLAVGMASIFSALPGMSGLMAYWYQFALVFEALFILTTIDTGTRVGRYLIQEMGGRFYAPLRRMNWWPGVAMSSGLIVGAWAYLIGTGSISTLWPMFGAANQLLGTLALCIGTTVLIKMKKAQYLWITALPMLFVGTVTLMGSYEMFGMFVAKASSLADSGQAFALYLDAGLVAVVALLAVIVLGDSIVQWYGYVVLKRPFTSSEVVVMAGGGSPGRLQTTIRHDDEERRMQLPGGGCC; encoded by the coding sequence ATGTCAGCGTTAAGACTAGTACTTTGGGGATTTCTTGCCATTCTCGGTGCCGTTGCGCTTGCCTTTGTGGCGGGTCTCGTCAATCCCCATGAAAAAGTAAATGGGCTCTGGCTGGTCGTGGCGGCGGCCTGTATCTATGTGCTGGCCTTTCGCTTCTATGGCCGTTGGATTTCGCAGCGGGTCGTTGAGTTGAACGATCAGCGGGTCACTCCGGCGGTGCGGTTGAACGACGGCGTCAATTTTCATCCCACTAACAAATATGTCTTATTCGGCCATCACTTTGCGGCGATTGCCGGAGCGGGGCCGTTGCTTGGGCCGGTCTTGGCGGCGCAGTTCGGATTTTTACCCGGCTTTCTCTGGCTCGTGATCGGCGCGGTATTGGGCGGAGCGGTCCAGGACTTCATCATCCTGGTGGCGTCGATGCGACGGAATGGCCGCTCACTGCCTGAAATTGCGCACGATGAACTGGGTCTTGTCACTGGGACGGCCACGGCGGTGGCGGTGCTCTTCATTGTGGTGGTGGCGCTGGCAGGGCTCGGCTTTGCCGTCGTGAATGCCCTCTATCTGAATGCCTGGGGCACCTTCACGATTGCGATGACGATTCCCATCGGCTTCATCATGGGCTTCTATCTTCAAAAGTTCCGGCCCGGTCAGGTGGCGGAAGTCTCCCTGATCGGCGTGGTGCTCTTGGTCGCGGCCGTAATTTTCGGGCGGGTGGTGGCTCAGTCTTCGCTCGCTGGTTGGTTCGAGTTCGAGCGCACGACTCTTGTGCTGGTGCTGGCCGGCTATGGGTTTCTCGCTTCTGTTCTGCCGGGCTGGATGTTGCTGGTGCCGCGCGGCTATCTCTCTACCTTCATGAAGCTTGGCGTAGTGGCCTTGCTGGGAGTGGGAGTGGTGCTCATGGCGCCGACGATCGAGATGCCGCGCGTGACGATATTCGCCAGCGGAGGTGGACCGATTATTCCCGGCCAGCTCTTCCCCTTTCTTTTCATCACCATTGCCTGCGGAGCCGTGTCGGGCTTTCACTCGCTGGTCTCGTCCGGGACGACGCCGAAGATGATCGAGCAGGAATCCCAGGCCACGGTCGGCTACGGGGCGATGTTGCTGGAAAGTTTTGTCGGTGTGATGGCGCTTATCGCCGCCTCGGTTTTGATCCCTGGCGATTATCTGGCGATCAATACGATGCTTCAGCCTGAGGCGCTGGCTGCGATGGGCTTTCCGGTCTCGAGGATTCAGGAGCTCTCGCAGCTTGTCGAGGCAGATGTGGCGGGCCGGCCTGGCGGGGCCGTGTCGCTGGCAGTCGGCATGGCCTCCATCTTTTCTGCGCTCCCCGGGATGTCCGGCTTGATGGCCTACTGGTATCAGTTTGCCCTGGTGTTCGAGGCCCTGTTCATTCTGACGACGATCGATACCGGCACGCGGGTGGGGCGTTATCTCATTCAGGAAATGGGCGGGCGTTTCTATGCCCCCTTGCGGCGGATGAATTGGTGGCCCGGTGTGGCGATGAGCAGCGGGTTGATCGTGGGGGCCTGGGCCTATCTGATCGGCACCGGCAGTATCTCGACGCTCTGGCCGATGTTCGGCGCAGCGAATCAGTTGCTGGGCACTCTGGCCCTCTGTATCGGGACGACGGTACTTATCAAGATGAAGAAGGCGCAATATCTCTGGATCACGGCGTTGCCGATGTTGTTCGTCGGGACCGTCACCTTGATGGGGTCCTATGAGATGTTCGGGATGTTTGTGGCCAAGGCCTCGTCCCTTGCCGATAGCGGGCAGGCTTTTGCCTTGTATCTGGATGCGGGGTTGGTGGCGGTGGTGGCCTTGCTCGCGGTGATCGTCTTGGGCGATAGTATCGTACAGTGGTATGGCTATGTGGTCTTGAAGCGGCCCTTCACCAGCAGTGAGGTGGTGGTGATGGCAGGCGGGGGCTCGCCGGGAAGACTGCAGACGACGATTCGCCATGATGATGAAGAAAGACGGATGCAGTTGCCCGGTGGGGGTTGCTGTTAA